TGTAGTGACCGTGATCGTTCTCGTCTTCCTCATCACCAGCCTGCTCGTCGACCTGCTGTACGCGGTCCTGGACCCGAGGATCCGGTATGCCTGACACTCTCACCGCACCGGAGGCCGCTGCGGACGAGGCCGACAAGACGCCGAAGGCTCAGAAGAAGGAGCGCGCCGGCAGCCTGTGGTCGGACGCCCTGCGGGACCTGCGGCGCAACCCGCTGTTCCTGATCTCGTCGGTGCTGATCCTGCTGATCCTGTTCGTCGTGGCGGCCCCCGGCCTCCTGACCGATGTCTCACCGCGCGACGGCGACCTGACGAACCACTTCCTCACGCCGCCGAACTACTCGCACTTCTTCCAGGCCGACTGGTTCGGATACGACAACCAGGGCCGCAGCGTCTACACCCGAGTGGTCTACGGCGCTCGCGCCTCGGTCATCGTGGGTGTCTCCGTGACGCTGCTGACCGCTGTCTTCGGCGGTCTGGTCGGGATGCTGGCCGGCTACTTCGGCGGCTGGCTGGACGCACTGCTCTCGCGCATCGTCGACATCTTCTTCGGCATCCCCTTCCTGCTCGGCAGCATGGTCGTCCTGAACGCCTTCACCGACCGCAAGGTCTGGGTCGTCGTCCT
This sequence is a window from Streptomyces sp. NBC_01217. Protein-coding genes within it:
- a CDS encoding ABC transporter permease gives rise to the protein MPDTLTAPEAAADEADKTPKAQKKERAGSLWSDALRDLRRNPLFLISSVLILLILFVVAAPGLLTDVSPRDGDLTNHFLTPPNYSHFFQADWFGYDNQGRSVYTRVVYGARASVIVGVSVTLLTAVFGGLVGMLAGYFGGWLDALLSRIVDIFFGIPFLLGSMVVLNAFTDRKVWVVVLSMVFLGWTQSARIMRGSVISIRSADYIQAARALGAGTWRILMRHVLPNALAPLLVVSMIALGGYIGAEATLSYLGIGLQDPTISWGIDISTASGVIRNDPHVLFFPAAALSITVLAFIMLGDAVRDALDPKLR